From Palaeococcus ferrophilus DSM 13482:
GCTTCATAAGCTACACCATAATAAAGCTCTTCAGCGGCCGCGGAAAAGAGGTGCACCCGCTTATGTACGTTCTTGCCCTCGTGTTCATAGCCTACTTCGCATACCTTGGCGGGCTCTTCTGAGCCCCTCAAAATTTTTAGAAGAGGCTTATTCTTCCCTATGCTCCTTGAGGAACTGCTTTATCACGTAGGGGCACTGCTCCTGGATGTACTGGGCGAACTCCTTTATCCTCTGCGCCGTTACCTCGTGCACGTAGTGCTCGAACTGGCAGGCATCTTCTTCGGCTATCTCCGGGGGGATCCCGAGTATGTTGGTGAAGAACTCCGTTAATAGGACGTGCTTCTGGAACGTCTCCTCAGCGATCTTTTCGCCCGCTTCGGTGAGCATAATCCTGTCGTACTTCTCGTACTCCACGAGCCCCTTATCGGCCAGCTTCTTGAGCGCGTCAACAACACTCGGAGGGCGTACTTTAAGCATCCTGGCTATGTCCTTGACGCGTATTATCCCTTTTCTCTTGTAGAGGCGATACATCGCCTCGAGATACTCCTCCTCCCTCTTGCTGATGTCCAAAACTCCCACCCGGATTAGATTTGCCTAAAGAATTTAAGTAGTTTTCGATAGCCCCGCCGGTGCGGGACACCGCAAGATTTATAAATACCCCGCAACCTTGTATAAGTTGGACGCGGGGCGGTAGCTCAGCCTGGGAGAGCGCCGGACTGAAGATCCGGGTGTCGGGGGTTCAAATCCCCCTCGCCCCACCAATTCTCCCAACGCGGTGGTAGTCTAGCCTGGTCTAGGACACCGGCCTTCCAAGCCGGTAACCCGGGTTCGAATCCCGGCCACCGCACCAGCTTCTTTCACCACAATCACTAAATAGGGGAGCATCGAATTTACCCCTTGATGCCATGATGCTCACGAAAGAACTTCTTGCCAGCCTTTTGAGGGAGGCCGAGAGGGCCCATGCCGAATACGAGAAGAGCCTCGGGAAGAGGGACGAGAACTGGCCCGAGTGGTACGCGGGGTACATAATAAAAAGACTGGAAGAGAAGGGATTGCTCAATAAGAGGGTCTGAGCGGCGGGGTCTTGCGTTTCTCTATCCTAACCCCGGCGATATTGGAAATGTAGCGTATCCTTCTCCCTTCTCCGGGCATGATGAAGGTTATGGCCTTCCCCTTCCTCCCGGCCCTTCCGGTGCGCCCTATCCTGTGGACGTAGGCCTCTGGGTTCTGGGGGATTGAGTAGTTGAGCACGTGGGTGGTGTTCTTAACGTCTATGCCCCTTGCTGCCACGTCCGTCGCGACCAGAACCCTCACGCGGCCCTCGCGAAACCTCTGGAGCGTCCTCTCCCTGGCCCTCTGGGGCATATCCCCGTTTAGAGCGGCAGCCCGGTACCCTTTCCTGTAGAGCTTCTCCGCGAGCTCCCTCGTTTCCCTCTTTGTCTGGCAGAAGACTATCCCGTAGAAGTCCTCCTCGTCTATTATCTTTGTGAGCAGGTTGAAGCGCTTGGAGTGGGGAACCTCGTAGTACTCCTGCTCGAGGGTCTCAGGTGCCAGCATCTCCCGCGTGGTCTTAACGAGCTCGTAATCGCCAAGGTAGCGCCTCGCCAGCCTGAGTATCTCCCTCGGAACCGTGGCAGAGAACATGAGGACGCGCTTGTCCTCGCCCGTGTGGCGCATTATCCTCTCGATGTCGTCTATGAATCCCATGTCGAGCATCCTGTCAGCTTCATCGAGGATGAAGTAGTCTATTCCCTCCAGCCTCAGCGTGCCCCTCTCCAGGTGGTCGAGCACCCTTCCCGGCGTCCCCACCACAACGTGGGCACTCTCTATCGCCCTTATCTGGGGACCTATTGAAACCCCGCCGTAGACGGTGGCGACCCTGATCCTCTTCCTCCCGCGGAGGCTCTTGATTTCTTCCGCCACCTGGACGGCGAGCTCGCGCGTGGGGGTGAGTATTATTGCCTGAAGACCCATATCTTCCTCAATCTTCTCGATGAGGGGGAGGGCAAATGACGCTGTCTTCCCTGTCCCCGTCTGCGACTGGCCGATGAGGTGCCCATCGCCGTTGAGGAGTCTTGGAATTACCTCCCTCTGGATGTGGGTGGGAGAATCAAAGCCCTTCCTTCTAATAGCGTGTAAAGTGTTTTCCGAAAGTCCCAATTTTTCAAAACTCATTTTTCCAAACCTACCTTTAATTCCTGGGAGAAGAGCCCGTCAGAATGGTTTTGGCGGGCCGGGGGGGATTCGAACCCCCGACCACGGGATTAAGAGTCCCGCGCTCTAACCATGCTGAGCTACCGGCCCATTGCGCCCAATGCATTGGATACAAAAAGCCTTTATAAATCTTTCGGTCACTCCCTGGGGACAGGGGAGGGAAAAGTTTATAAAGGGTTCATGGCCGATAATAATTCGGCTGCGCGGGGGTTGCCGAGCCTGGTCAAAGGCGCGGGATTGAGGGTCCCGTCCCGTAGGGGTTCGTGGGTTCAAATCCCACCCCCCGCACCAGAACTTCTCGACTTCTAAGAGCTCAACCCTCAAAGTGTTCTCTCACGCCTTTTCGCAGGTCTGAGCGTTATCACGAGCAGCGGCTCCCTGGTTCCAATGTAGAGAACCCTCTTTTCCCTGTTGATGTAAAAGTGGTATCTCCCACCCTCGATTTTCCCGAAAAATTGGCGGGGTTTCTTCCGGGCACCTGAGAGTCCCTCCAAGTTGAGGACGCACTCGTATTCCCCCTTGATGTCCTCAACGCGCTCCGCAATCTCCTCCTTCTTCAGGAGCTCCCCCTTTAGCGGCACGCACACGAGACTTTTCTCTCCGTCCGTGAAGATTATCGTGCTCCCTACCTCCAGCCTTCTCGAATGTTTAAGAAACGCGTCGAGTGCAGCGTAAATGGCCTCCGTTCTCCTCTTCCTGCTGAGCCTTTTGATGACCCTCTCCCGGGCGTGATGCGTGAGTAGCATGGGCCGGGGAGGAAAGTAAACCTTAAAAATTTGACCCCCTCAAAGCATCCCGGAGGTGGGGAAGGTGAAGGCCATCAAGGTTAGGGACAGGGATGGTGAGACCTTCCTCATGTGCCCGAGATGCGGGATGCTCTTCAAGCGCTCCAAGGACTACACGAAGCACGTGAACAAGGCCCACGCCCACCTCTTTAAGGTTGGCTCACCCTGATTTTCTTTTTCGAAAATATTTTAAGCCCTTCTCCAGACTCCTTTTGGGAGGGATAGAATTGAGGAGATGGATTTTTGGAGTGCTGTTGCTGCTGATGCTCGCCGTGCCCGTGATGGCCGGCCCGCGCAACGTTCACTACGATGTGATAATCGTAAGGAACGATAACCTTATTGATTACATAACGGCCCTTCCCTATTCTTCCGCCTTTAACATCCCCATCGTCCCCGTGAACCCCACGGGACTCGACGACCAGACCCGTGCCCAGCTCTACTCCTTCGTCCAGCTGGGGTGGAAGGAGGCCCTCATAGTGGGCAACGCGAACGCGGTGAGCGTTGAGGTTGAGAACGAATTGATGGACCTGGGTTTCAACGTAAAGCGGGTTGGGGGTGACTACCGTACCGAAACCGCCGAGAGGCTCGCCACTCACTTTTACGATAGCGCCGACCTCGTAGTGCTTGCGAGCTCGAGCGATTACGGCGCGGCACTGGTGGCGGCAAAGTTCGCGATGGAGTACCAGGACCCAATGCTCCTCACGCTCGAAAACGACCTCTCCGAGCCTGCGGAGAAGGCCCTTAAGGAGCTCAACGCCAAGCAGGTCCTCATAGTGGGCCCCGGGATATCCCCGACCGTCAAGGAGAAGCTCGAGGCGGAGGGCTACTCCGTATTCTGGTACGCCAAGAACATAGACGTCCTCCCGCCCAAGCCCGTTGAGCCGGAGAAGAATCCCTACAAGTACCTCCTAATCGGTGCGCTGCTCTCTCTGGCCCTCGCCCTCCCTGTGGTGGTGTACTACGGAAAGAAGAAGTGGAGCTCGAACGTAGTCCCCGTGGAGGTTCTCACGGAGAAGGAGAGGATCGTCGTGGAGGCGATCCTCAAGGCAGGGGGGGTCGTCAAGCAGGAGGACCTTCCGGAGATGACCGGCTACTCCCGTCCAACGATAAGCAGGATTATCCAGGAGCTCGAGAAGAAGCAGCTGGTATCGAGGGAGAAGGTGGGGAAAACCTTCACGGTTAAGCTCATAAAGGAGATAAGGATTTGAGAGGTCAGGAAGCCCTAACCGCTCATCATCCTCAGCGTCCTGGCTTCTCTTCATCCCTCTTTTGAGGATCAAAGCTCAAGGACGTCCCCCGGGTTGAGTATTACAACCTCCGCCTTCTCCCCCACGAGCCTCTTGAACTCCTCGGGGTCCTTCTCTATCGGCGGGAAGGTTCCGTAGTGCATGGGAACCACTTTTCTCGGCTTGAGGAGTTCAACTGCCTTTGCCGCCTCCTTCGGCCCCATCGTGAAGTGGCCGCCTATCGGGAGGAGTGCGACGTCAATCGGCCCGTAGAGCTCGTTGAAGAGGGCCATATCGGAGAACACGAAGGTGTCCCCGGCGTGGTATATCTTGACGCCGTCCATCTCGACGATGTAGCCGCAGGGGTTCCCTATGCTGTACTTGCCGTCGCTGCTGGAGTGCCAGGCGGGAACCTGGACGATTTTGACACCATCCACCTCCGTCGGACCGTAGTTCATGCCGATGGTCGTTATCCCCTCGTTGTTCTCGACGAGGTAGTTGGCGATATCGTATATGGCAACTATCTTCGCGCCAGTCCTCTGGGCTATGGCGACGGCGTCTCCTATGTGGTCGCCGTGGGCGTGGGTAACGAGTATTAAATCTGCGTCAAGCTCCTCGGGCTTTGCCGCGGCCTTTGGGTTGCCCGTGAGGAAGGGGTCTATGAGTATCTTCTTGCTCCCTGCTATCTCGAAGGCTGCATGTCCCAGA
This genomic window contains:
- a CDS encoding metal-dependent transcriptional regulator, producing MDISKREEEYLEAMYRLYKRKGIIRVKDIARMLKVRPPSVVDALKKLADKGLVEYEKYDRIMLTEAGEKIAEETFQKHVLLTEFFTNILGIPPEIAEEDACQFEHYVHEVTAQRIKEFAQYIQEQCPYVIKQFLKEHREE
- a CDS encoding DEAD/DEAH box helicase, with protein sequence MSFEKLGLSENTLHAIRRKGFDSPTHIQREVIPRLLNGDGHLIGQSQTGTGKTASFALPLIEKIEEDMGLQAIILTPTRELAVQVAEEIKSLRGRKRIRVATVYGGVSIGPQIRAIESAHVVVGTPGRVLDHLERGTLRLEGIDYFILDEADRMLDMGFIDDIERIMRHTGEDKRVLMFSATVPREILRLARRYLGDYELVKTTREMLAPETLEQEYYEVPHSKRFNLLTKIIDEEDFYGIVFCQTKRETRELAEKLYRKGYRAAALNGDMPQRARERTLQRFREGRVRVLVATDVAARGIDVKNTTHVLNYSIPQNPEAYVHRIGRTGRAGRKGKAITFIMPGEGRRIRYISNIAGVRIEKRKTPPLRPSY
- a CDS encoding nucleotide-binding protein, which encodes MGKVKAIKVRDRDGETFLMCPRCGMLFKRSKDYTKHVNKAHAHLFKVGSP
- a CDS encoding cell wall-binding repeat-containing protein yields the protein MRRWIFGVLLLLMLAVPVMAGPRNVHYDVIIVRNDNLIDYITALPYSSAFNIPIVPVNPTGLDDQTRAQLYSFVQLGWKEALIVGNANAVSVEVENELMDLGFNVKRVGGDYRTETAERLATHFYDSADLVVLASSSDYGAALVAAKFAMEYQDPMLLTLENDLSEPAEKALKELNAKQVLIVGPGISPTVKEKLEAEGYSVFWYAKNIDVLPPKPVEPEKNPYKYLLIGALLSLALALPVVVYYGKKKWSSNVVPVEVLTEKERIVVEAILKAGGVVKQEDLPEMTGYSRPTISRIIQELEKKQLVSREKVGKTFTVKLIKEIRI
- a CDS encoding metal-dependent hydrolase; this encodes MVRVRFLGHAAFEIAGSKKILIDPFLTGNPKAAAKPEELDADLILVTHAHGDHIGDAVAIAQRTGAKIVAIYDIANYLVENNEGITTIGMNYGPTEVDGVKIVQVPAWHSSSDGKYSIGNPCGYIVEMDGVKIYHAGDTFVFSDMALFNELYGPIDVALLPIGGHFTMGPKEAAKAVELLKPRKVVPMHYGTFPPIEKDPEEFKRLVGEKAEVVILNPGDVLEL